From Elusimicrobiota bacterium, a single genomic window includes:
- a CDS encoding phosphotransferase, producing the protein MPRVFEGNLAPFETFYQEAKTRDRTMVRQLIVGMGELPKNRKAVAVLVAGGFHGDGVIRRLTEKGVTVVSFTPKVTKADTEGAGSLSIFTQEKTPLEKLFLGEKLTLAQPPLFPEARSRIGFMAWARALWLGKGTLSSEVLTDLEKLRASPELAVKQLRYENGVLFLEMNGREVPVISQEGNLTVDIESEIDRSPLPPLSKRLQAVATEFVYFASARVSHQLTRFVFQSHRVGNKNMHVLALRLLGIERIIQATDVGFLFGIVFGVSFGWWWFPLTWFSVYAVTHLAQQHLFPNAPAMADPPESNPLALLTEKGRSLVEAGELAEASRVFQQVRDQFLELSAHNGNGRLTGRELSLWIKQTGTSDVFNVEELQEILAQHPIELPDVGRFLLASLYLSSGYYQRAGPQSFEDQESSEQKPREALPLRSQLITVGPLHENGFMRTGSTPYLYKSQDQKKKFVVKYLGARSLPEMLSLKVFQYLGFNVEDTGVPPGETGYVITSWVDGTMNVSEYIRSTLISPVYFRPSAIGEKIFPSSIRNILEGSKLAAMIVDLTDFNLGNVLLHVNEKGEILPRRPVFIDFEKSFYFMTNSETGFGVMEKRYRNGFSRDDFFGGWDTNRLMREPLFHRNALIENMRWLYPAVASLSKEDIKRFVSEAVASVAPLTPLGKLGDDQEGLESKLWEGVQSALELYQLDVGEGGLAKQIKGKRFASIGNERALIKWGWDNLSYGAYTVRQAPLWEVIYQIPGLPQRVVQVLSDWFVRRLVGEDEKSGEPVVAEVRHQNAITLMGTLVLITGLIGGGGWIIPGTIIWALMSGYVFSESHRGRTTSEKRQILFVGFVLALSFLGPSLVLFWLDPIGFGWGLKALAYAGGLLFGYGLNVGIHSIYNVTALSHGWATATLAEKGKGPFDKEATKSFAVKIGDMVVLHKLVTKYIQNAQKTLKSGMDGKPFSAELAERSRSIRGELLVLARKTSPHFAELYKDIHNDQLDDIYALSGFLRNVFLFIYIPMGWAMGVVGKTGQVPMIDREGWQRLSYMGGTLWVGWASSGVSEKLMTTGVSSIELPGFVFVDPVGTKAYALSVWRDIAKFTHKSVLEQKWVALFKESHSTPIGFVEAILEKLIRDRLAYSKLSLYASRKMKIPLEKLTEEDIVKAVVSPSWKWREELRPLLGEFDIDLEDEDLSFLLDGVAHEILSILDSHIELMRFMVSHETKIESKEGDGALLNSNRKKFIFGVAVWNIVEMMRTAQTGLSGHPRRVMASKFLINAMADELGIPKGPSQETEHDARRESLLLQNLLQERGTDLDRFLSTLVSIRDRLMLSPEERFNHLNARVPTLDEIDELYTNIPLGKGRLHLKNGVTGVKKPLARFRQSVNPKTRLLLERAKIVLSTLGHEEEIRAAEFVKRLYSLADGLDHLVMDYSPDRLKAFTGEMVRLREESSKHADNKEVGDIMGLVESIYGDTVMAIFHNRLEETQSHINPEDVRGAIQELLNLEADRDLLNALPAGVVIELDEYLSSARSLLATQGPFTITDILENATLFGLEEQEVDMLRRRSETDWLDTDRAIMENLKEKLGKSFPDTLSDALALWVLPGKSPEKSLGYELYLSPEVSETQWNEHGSRVMESIRRLRAGLSSGLMPGSWVELKPQYPRVYRGRLGDSRVYVRFLPHTTGRPDMIMAVLALGPKSNFTNDETHGSISSHKIGDFLSGFVFPENFQDSVFRRFSWKASDSRGGLDSTHDAQPASLGYWIAKRLGLNEQRSRSLGFWGLLLEIPFLVGLRALGEAPGPMGTDVFAFLGMEPVSVSLLLIVFYLMAGLHFVSARKVNNNAGRDPPSRSYLWKTFGVFSLYLLPGSVIPAILVHLVIDFYDLFFFRSETEFHRNIAAPDISTKGERRQLVPLQSKDKGKEIFSALVIVEKPGGKWLVSQNHEGQLEFPRVEVERGGANSTTISESLSEDYGLVVDSEEIASVGSKDPDNYRPVFAYRREIPGASPEKHSVTVAYVGVKGDRLSSLPKNGRFRWVSPHTIRKNLNDYALNTRMGFLLALLETEYGMLDVLAVDPLLDISYSRSIGPPLMVTTDKGKFILHRAGEEVRQARFGVAWQQHLFENGIPVPKIQERLAKRRDNDPTLLLLSGQHFILESLLENGTHVKENEATVDHYYSLGQMIGRIQNVSASFALPSNLKRVEPEDPRLGPLVPLHNDLHRGNVFFASDGKVTGVLDFEHCTIGPRVNDILVALYGIRDIRFIRSLIKGFNETVSNPLTEVELQRIARAVHVRADQLMEQDISVLSFETPSTLAWFWSRMPWSQGPLDNMLRKAPWETVPFVVSIGLAVGANLLYGTSLWWVASVSLLAGLLGYFHRAGTYGFKGASLVSVAATGAESVGKAFVWFLKMGAWGGFLFGVAQAVPTEFVPAMIGFATWAGASLDLKLHRRENQNWLAAHLSGLTEPQREIARDVLKNLEGRPITLGVGELRELVIKRAEVYAEGRHGVSVPSTVPEASSGESQNLVILPQGDLSPEGLHNLKKWMEKDATLVLVTDVSQESLPAGQVIVVPKAFRTLGQQAPIQEVDLALVREALDGLGLVARGVPFRLYHAAALRLDESNLGEGDPFRQAAQNALVILLEHMKAFPVGITGWNDILAVFQALAQAA; encoded by the coding sequence ATGCCGCGGGTGTTTGAAGGGAACCTCGCCCCTTTTGAAACCTTTTATCAAGAGGCTAAAACCCGGGATAGGACCATGGTTCGCCAATTGATTGTGGGAATGGGGGAACTTCCGAAGAACAGAAAGGCGGTGGCGGTTTTGGTCGCGGGCGGGTTTCACGGCGATGGGGTGATCCGCCGATTAACTGAGAAAGGGGTCACCGTTGTCTCTTTTACGCCCAAGGTCACGAAGGCCGATACAGAAGGGGCCGGTTCCTTAAGTATTTTTACCCAAGAAAAAACGCCACTTGAAAAATTGTTTTTGGGCGAAAAACTTACCTTGGCCCAGCCTCCCCTTTTTCCCGAGGCCCGTTCACGTATTGGGTTCATGGCTTGGGCACGGGCCCTTTGGTTGGGGAAAGGAACCCTTTCCTCAGAGGTCTTAACCGACCTGGAAAAATTACGGGCGTCGCCTGAGTTAGCTGTTAAACAACTCCGATATGAAAATGGGGTTCTCTTTCTTGAAATGAATGGTCGGGAGGTCCCCGTTATCTCCCAGGAAGGAAATCTTACTGTCGATATTGAAAGTGAAATCGATCGATCCCCCTTGCCTCCGTTGAGTAAACGGCTGCAAGCCGTGGCCACGGAATTTGTTTATTTTGCCAGCGCTCGAGTGTCGCACCAATTGACTCGTTTTGTTTTCCAATCCCATAGGGTTGGGAACAAAAACATGCATGTTTTGGCGTTACGATTGCTAGGAATAGAACGGATCATACAGGCCACGGACGTGGGGTTCTTGTTCGGAATTGTTTTTGGAGTGTCGTTTGGTTGGTGGTGGTTTCCTTTGACATGGTTCAGTGTGTATGCGGTTACCCATTTAGCCCAACAACATCTATTTCCAAACGCCCCCGCCATGGCCGACCCCCCTGAATCGAATCCTCTGGCCCTTTTAACTGAGAAAGGAAGATCATTGGTGGAAGCGGGGGAGTTGGCCGAAGCGTCGCGTGTTTTTCAACAAGTTCGTGATCAATTCTTGGAATTATCTGCACACAATGGAAATGGAAGGCTAACAGGAAGGGAACTTTCCTTGTGGATTAAGCAGACAGGGACCTCGGACGTTTTTAACGTTGAAGAGTTGCAAGAGATCCTCGCCCAACATCCCATTGAACTTCCGGATGTGGGCCGATTTCTCCTTGCCAGTCTTTATTTAAGCAGTGGTTACTATCAACGGGCGGGCCCTCAATCTTTTGAAGATCAGGAAAGTTCAGAACAAAAGCCTCGAGAGGCATTGCCTTTGCGTTCCCAATTAATAACAGTGGGTCCCTTACACGAGAATGGATTTATGAGAACGGGGTCCACTCCGTATTTATATAAATCGCAGGATCAGAAAAAGAAATTTGTTGTGAAATATCTCGGTGCCCGATCATTGCCGGAAATGTTGAGTTTGAAGGTGTTCCAATATCTGGGGTTTAATGTTGAGGACACAGGTGTTCCTCCGGGGGAAACAGGGTATGTTATTACCTCGTGGGTGGATGGAACAATGAATGTCTCGGAATATATCCGATCCACATTAATCTCTCCCGTTTATTTCAGACCCAGTGCCATCGGAGAAAAAATCTTCCCTTCATCCATCCGGAATATCCTTGAGGGGTCAAAACTCGCGGCCATGATTGTTGATTTAACTGATTTTAATCTTGGGAATGTTTTACTTCACGTCAATGAAAAGGGAGAGATCCTTCCCAGACGACCTGTCTTTATCGATTTTGAAAAATCATTTTACTTTATGACGAATTCCGAGACAGGTTTTGGGGTCATGGAAAAACGTTACCGAAATGGGTTTTCTCGAGACGACTTTTTTGGTGGATGGGACACCAATCGATTAATGCGAGAGCCTCTGTTTCACCGAAATGCACTCATTGAAAACATGCGGTGGTTGTATCCGGCAGTGGCCTCCTTATCAAAAGAGGATATCAAGCGGTTTGTGTCGGAGGCGGTGGCCTCCGTGGCCCCTTTGACTCCTCTGGGAAAGTTGGGGGATGATCAGGAAGGGCTTGAGTCGAAATTGTGGGAGGGAGTGCAATCTGCCCTTGAATTGTATCAACTGGATGTGGGTGAAGGTGGGTTGGCTAAACAGATAAAGGGTAAAAGATTTGCTTCCATTGGGAATGAGCGAGCTTTAATAAAGTGGGGATGGGATAATCTTTCCTATGGGGCCTATACCGTTCGTCAGGCGCCCTTATGGGAAGTTATCTATCAGATACCAGGATTACCTCAACGCGTGGTACAGGTCTTGTCTGATTGGTTTGTCCGGCGCTTGGTCGGGGAAGATGAGAAGAGTGGTGAACCTGTTGTTGCCGAGGTTCGCCATCAAAATGCCATCACGCTTATGGGGACCCTCGTCCTCATTACAGGTCTGATAGGTGGGGGGGGATGGATAATACCCGGCACAATAATATGGGCGTTGATGAGTGGTTATGTCTTTAGTGAATCCCATCGAGGACGAACGACCAGCGAAAAACGGCAGATTTTATTTGTTGGATTCGTATTGGCGTTGTCTTTCCTGGGCCCCAGTTTGGTTCTTTTTTGGTTGGACCCCATTGGGTTCGGATGGGGTTTGAAAGCCCTTGCCTACGCGGGGGGACTCTTGTTTGGTTACGGTCTCAATGTGGGAATCCATTCAATTTATAATGTCACAGCACTTTCCCATGGGTGGGCCACGGCCACCCTGGCGGAAAAAGGTAAAGGGCCGTTTGATAAGGAGGCGACCAAGTCCTTTGCAGTAAAAATAGGGGATATGGTCGTGCTTCATAAGTTAGTGACAAAATATATTCAAAACGCTCAAAAAACCCTCAAGTCGGGAATGGATGGGAAACCATTTAGTGCTGAACTGGCGGAGAGGTCAAGATCAATCCGGGGGGAGTTGTTGGTGCTGGCCCGAAAAACAAGTCCTCATTTCGCGGAGCTCTACAAGGACATCCACAATGACCAGTTGGATGATATTTATGCCTTGTCCGGTTTCCTGAGGAATGTTTTTCTGTTCATCTATATCCCCATGGGTTGGGCCATGGGTGTCGTTGGAAAAACGGGTCAAGTGCCGATGATCGATCGGGAGGGATGGCAACGACTTTCCTATATGGGAGGAACCCTGTGGGTGGGGTGGGCCTCTTCCGGGGTCTCCGAAAAACTAATGACAACCGGTGTTTCTTCCATCGAATTGCCCGGGTTTGTCTTTGTGGATCCCGTGGGGACAAAGGCCTATGCCCTGTCCGTTTGGAGGGATATTGCAAAGTTTACGCATAAATCTGTGTTGGAACAAAAATGGGTGGCTCTTTTTAAAGAATCACACAGCACCCCGATCGGATTTGTTGAGGCGATTTTAGAAAAATTAATTCGGGACCGATTGGCTTATAGCAAGTTGTCCCTTTATGCATCTCGGAAAATGAAAATACCCCTTGAAAAACTGACGGAAGAAGATATTGTCAAAGCGGTCGTATCCCCTTCTTGGAAATGGCGAGAGGAGTTAAGACCTTTATTGGGAGAATTTGATATTGATCTTGAAGATGAAGATTTGTCATTCCTGTTGGATGGGGTGGCCCATGAGATCCTGTCTATTTTGGATAGCCATATTGAATTGATGCGATTTATGGTTTCTCACGAAACGAAGATTGAATCAAAAGAAGGCGATGGTGCTTTGCTGAACAGCAACAGGAAAAAATTTATCTTTGGTGTCGCTGTATGGAACATTGTTGAAATGATGCGAACGGCTCAAACGGGTCTTTCGGGGCATCCCAGGCGAGTGATGGCCAGTAAGTTTTTGATCAATGCCATGGCTGACGAATTGGGCATACCCAAGGGACCCTCCCAGGAAACGGAGCATGACGCGCGGCGAGAATCGCTGTTGCTCCAAAATCTCCTTCAGGAAAGGGGGACTGATCTTGATCGATTCCTTTCCACACTCGTTTCGATTCGGGATCGATTGATGCTTTCCCCGGAGGAACGTTTTAATCATTTAAATGCACGGGTTCCCACGCTCGATGAGATTGATGAATTGTATACCAACATTCCACTGGGAAAAGGGCGTTTGCATCTCAAAAACGGGGTTACGGGTGTTAAAAAACCTTTGGCTCGTTTCCGTCAATCCGTGAACCCTAAAACGCGCTTGTTGTTGGAAAGGGCCAAAATTGTTTTAAGTACGCTGGGTCATGAAGAGGAGATACGGGCCGCGGAATTTGTTAAGCGTTTGTATTCCCTTGCGGATGGGTTGGATCATTTGGTGATGGACTATTCGCCCGACCGGCTGAAAGCGTTTACTGGAGAAATGGTGCGGTTAAGGGAAGAAAGTTCTAAGCATGCGGATAACAAGGAAGTGGGCGACATCATGGGGTTGGTTGAATCGATTTATGGGGATACGGTCATGGCCATTTTCCATAACCGCCTGGAGGAAACCCAATCTCATATTAACCCGGAGGACGTCCGAGGCGCTATTCAGGAATTACTGAACTTGGAGGCAGACCGCGACCTCTTAAACGCCCTCCCCGCTGGTGTGGTCATTGAATTGGATGAATATTTATCCAGTGCCCGTTCCCTCCTGGCCACCCAGGGGCCCTTTACAATTACTGATATTTTGGAAAATGCGACGTTGTTTGGATTAGAAGAACAGGAAGTTGACATGTTGCGTAGGCGGAGTGAGACGGATTGGTTGGACACAGACCGAGCGATCATGGAAAACTTGAAGGAGAAGCTTGGGAAAAGTTTTCCGGATACACTTTCCGATGCCCTGGCTTTGTGGGTGCTCCCGGGAAAGAGCCCAGAAAAGTCTTTAGGGTATGAATTGTATTTATCTCCAGAAGTATCTGAAACCCAATGGAACGAACATGGTTCTCGCGTGATGGAAAGTATTCGACGGTTGAGGGCGGGCCTCTCTTCCGGCCTTATGCCTGGATCGTGGGTTGAATTAAAACCCCAATATCCACGGGTTTACCGCGGTCGTCTTGGGGATAGTCGGGTCTATGTGCGATTTTTGCCCCACACCACTGGCCGTCCCGACATGATCATGGCCGTTTTGGCGTTAGGTCCTAAATCGAATTTTACTAACGATGAAACCCACGGTTCCATTAGTTCACATAAAATCGGAGATTTTTTGTCTGGATTTGTTTTTCCAGAAAACTTTCAAGATTCGGTATTCCGTCGGTTTTCTTGGAAGGCGTCAGACTCTCGGGGTGGATTGGATTCGACCCATGACGCCCAACCCGCTTCCCTCGGCTATTGGATCGCCAAGCGATTAGGACTTAATGAACAGAGATCCCGCTCCCTGGGGTTTTGGGGTTTGTTGCTGGAAATACCGTTCCTCGTTGGTTTACGAGCTTTGGGCGAAGCTCCTGGTCCCATGGGAACCGATGTTTTCGCTTTTCTGGGGATGGAGCCTGTCTCGGTTTCTTTGCTCCTCATTGTTTTTTATCTTATGGCGGGGCTCCATTTTGTTTCGGCAAGAAAGGTGAACAATAATGCGGGGAGGGATCCACCTTCACGTTCCTATTTGTGGAAGACGTTTGGTGTCTTTTCCTTGTACCTCCTTCCCGGTTCCGTTATCCCCGCCATTCTTGTCCATTTGGTCATCGACTTTTATGATTTGTTTTTCTTTCGATCCGAGACCGAATTCCATCGTAATATCGCCGCCCCCGACATATCGACCAAGGGAGAACGCCGTCAATTGGTTCCTCTTCAATCCAAAGATAAGGGGAAGGAAATATTTTCCGCTCTTGTCATTGTTGAAAAGCCGGGGGGCAAATGGCTGGTTTCTCAAAACCATGAGGGGCAATTGGAATTCCCTCGTGTGGAAGTGGAAAGGGGGGGCGCTAATTCCACCACTATTTCCGAAAGTTTATCGGAAGACTATGGCCTTGTAGTCGATTCAGAGGAGATCGCAAGTGTGGGATCCAAAGATCCAGATAATTATAGGCCTGTTTTTGCCTATCGCCGCGAAATTCCGGGCGCTTCTCCTGAAAAACATTCTGTGACAGTGGCCTATGTTGGTGTTAAGGGTGATCGTCTTTCTTCACTCCCTAAGAATGGACGTTTTCGTTGGGTATCTCCCCATACGATTAGGAAAAACCTGAATGATTACGCGTTAAATACGCGCATGGGGTTCTTATTGGCCCTTTTGGAAACGGAATATGGGATGTTAGATGTTCTGGCGGTGGACCCACTTCTGGATATTTCCTATTCCCGGTCGATCGGCCCGCCCCTCATGGTCACAACCGATAAGGGGAAATTTATACTTCACCGAGCAGGGGAAGAGGTTCGTCAGGCTCGGTTTGGGGTGGCATGGCAACAGCACCTATTTGAAAACGGGATTCCCGTGCCAAAAATCCAAGAACGTCTCGCTAAAAGGAGGGACAATGACCCTACGCTTCTTCTCTTGAGTGGTCAACACTTTATTCTGGAGTCTCTGTTGGAAAACGGAACCCATGTCAAAGAAAATGAGGCCACGGTCGACCATTATTATTCTCTGGGCCAGATGATTGGACGAATCCAGAACGTTTCTGCTTCTTTTGCTCTTCCGAGTAACTTAAAAAGGGTTGAGCCGGAGGACCCTCGGCTGGGGCCTTTGGTCCCCCTTCACAACGATTTGCACCGGGGGAACGTCTTCTTCGCTTCTGATGGAAAGGTCACGGGGGTCTTGGATTTTGAACACTGCACGATTGGTCCCCGGGTGAACGATATTTTAGTGGCCCTTTATGGGATCCGTGACATTAGGTTTATTCGTTCTTTGATAAAGGGATTTAATGAAACGGTTTCGAACCCATTGACCGAAGTTGAACTTCAGCGAATTGCCAGGGCGGTTCACGTGAGGGCTGACCAATTGATGGAACAAGATATTTCTGTGTTATCCTTTGAAACACCCTCCACTTTGGCCTGGTTCTGGAGCCGTATGCCTTGGAGCCAGGGGCCCTTGGACAATATGTTACGGAAAGCTCCCTGGGAAACCGTCCCCTTTGTGGTGTCGATCGGTTTGGCGGTCGGTGCGAACCTTCTCTACGGAACGAGCCTTTGGTGGGTGGCCAGTGTCTCGCTTCTTGCCGGTTTGCTGGGATATTTCCACCGCGCGGGAACCTATGGGTTCAAGGGTGCTTCGCTGGTTTCTGTGGCGGCCACCGGGGCCGAGTCGGTGGGAAAAGCGTTTGTCTGGTTTTTGAAGATGGGGGCATGGGGCGGATTTCTGTTTGGGGTGGCCCAGGCGGTTCCAACGGAATTTGTTCCGGCCATGATTGGGTTCGCCACATGGGCCGGCGCCTCTCTCGATTTAAAACTTCATCGGAGGGAAAACCAAAACTGGTTGGCCGCCCACCTGTCTGGGTTGACCGAGCCCCAGCGTGAAATTGCCCGGGACGTATTAAAAAATCTTGAAGGCCGTCCGATCACCTTGGGTGTCGGTGAACTTCGGGAGTTGGTGATTAAAAGAGCGGAAGTTTATGCGGAAGGGCGTCATGGGGTGTCCGTCCCATCCACTGTCCCAGAGGCCTCCTCGGGTGAAAGTCAGAATTTGGTCATCCTCCCCCAGGGGGACCTCTCGCCTGAAGGTCTTCATAACCTTAAAAAATGGATGGAGAAAGACGCGACCCTTGTTTTGGTGACTGATGTTTCCCAGGAGAGCCTTCCAGCGGGTCAAGTAATTGTGGTTCCGAAGGCCTTTCGCACTCTCGGTCAGCAGGCCCCCATTCAAGAAGTGGATCTTGCCCTCGTTCGTGAAGCGCTGGATGGGTTAGGTCTTGTGGCGCGTGGGGTTCCGTTCCGACTTTACCATGCCGCGGCGCTCCGCTTGGATGAATCTAATCTTGGGGAGGGGGATCCTTTCCGGCAGGCGGCCCAAAATGCTTTGGTGATTCTTCTGGAACATATGAAAGCTTTTCCTGTTGGGATCACGGGGTGGAACGATATCCTTGCGGTTTTCCAAGCCCTTGCACAGGCGGCCTAG
- a CDS encoding NAD(P)H-hydrate epimerase yields the protein MINPSAREAVSIARMRRLDRRAASIFGISTPALMENAGRAVCAETLRLGSGPVTVFCGPGNNGGDGLVAARWLVKAGRRVRVCLALPIDRFKPDVAVLWMGIPPMGLAWTVYAGSEKLLRFIRGTRCFVDALLGTGLRPPVVDPYAGLIADLNRAAQRVVSVDVPSGLDADRGRPLGETVRADVTVTLGRPKKGLLLPSARGFVGRLVVGDIGFPPRL from the coding sequence GTGATCAACCCCTCTGCCCGAGAGGCCGTGTCCATCGCGCGGATGCGGCGATTGGATCGGCGTGCGGCGAGCATTTTTGGGATATCCACCCCCGCGCTCATGGAAAACGCGGGGCGGGCGGTGTGTGCGGAAACCCTTCGTTTGGGGTCTGGGCCGGTGACCGTTTTTTGTGGGCCGGGGAACAATGGGGGAGATGGTTTGGTGGCCGCCCGTTGGTTGGTGAAGGCCGGGCGTCGGGTTCGTGTTTGTCTGGCTCTCCCGATCGATCGATTTAAACCGGACGTCGCGGTTTTATGGATGGGGATTCCACCGATGGGGTTGGCTTGGACGGTTTATGCGGGGTCTGAAAAGTTGCTAAGATTCATCCGGGGGACCCGTTGTTTTGTGGACGCGCTTTTGGGGACGGGATTGCGGCCTCCGGTGGTGGACCCCTACGCCGGGTTGATTGCGGATCTAAACCGGGCGGCTCAACGGGTGGTCTCGGTGGACGTCCCTTCGGGGTTGGACGCCGATCGTGGTCGTCCCTTGGGGGAGACGGTTCGGGCGGATGTGACCGTGACTCTGGGACGACCCAAAAAAGGGCTCCTGTTGCCGAGCGCTCGGGGGTTCGTTGGACGGTTGGTGGTTGGTGATATCGGTTTTCCGCCGAGATTGTGA
- a CDS encoding metal ABC transporter ATP-binding protein: MNTIPLIRFENADLGYGHRVVLRGVNLDIFDGESVGLVGPNGCGKTTFLRSVLDLLRPLSGRVDRRSGPKFAYVPQAEEMNLFWPLTVKDVVELPARSLGWGGRLGDLARQRVVEAMAVTGVAPLGDRLLRELSGGQRQRTAIAQAVAQAPDVYLLDEPTRGLDVVAERDLLELVAGLSKGGKTVFLVTHSLSIPMNLSTRILLFHEGRVISSTPDEMIDSRRLEDVYGVPFVHMEQEGQRWVVPARPKETL; encoded by the coding sequence ATGAATACCATTCCCCTGATTCGATTTGAAAACGCGGATTTGGGTTATGGACATCGGGTGGTGCTCCGTGGGGTAAATCTTGATATTTTTGACGGTGAATCCGTTGGATTGGTGGGCCCAAACGGGTGTGGGAAAACGACGTTTCTTCGGTCTGTTCTGGACCTCTTGCGCCCTTTATCCGGGCGGGTGGACCGGCGATCGGGGCCGAAATTTGCCTATGTGCCCCAAGCGGAAGAAATGAATCTTTTTTGGCCTCTCACCGTTAAAGATGTTGTGGAATTGCCCGCACGTTCGTTGGGATGGGGGGGGCGTCTGGGGGACCTGGCCCGTCAGCGTGTCGTGGAGGCCATGGCGGTGACGGGTGTCGCTCCCTTGGGCGACCGATTGTTGCGCGAACTTTCAGGAGGACAACGGCAGCGGACCGCGATCGCCCAGGCGGTGGCGCAGGCTCCGGACGTCTACCTATTGGACGAACCGACCCGGGGCTTGGATGTGGTGGCCGAACGGGACCTTTTGGAACTGGTGGCCGGTTTGTCGAAAGGTGGTAAGACCGTTTTTTTAGTGACCCACTCCTTGTCCATCCCTATGAATTTATCCACGAGGATTTTGCTCTTCCATGAGGGTCGCGTGATTTCTTCAACCCCTGACGAAATGATCGACTCCCGTCGGCTTGAGGACGTCTACGGGGTTCCCTTCGTCCATATGGAACAAGAGGGGCAACGTTGGGTCGTCCCAGCTCGTCCCAAGGAGACCCTGTGA
- a CDS encoding zinc ABC transporter substrate-binding protein, with the protein MKMIGSVLGIILFALVGFAAPLKVVTTTPDLADLARQVGGDRVKVECLSRGNQDPHFVEAKPSLILKVREADLFIETGLDLEIGWAPSLVQGSRNLKVQRGALGFLDASTLIHPLEIPSTLSRSEGDVHPGGNPHYLGNPRNAIFVIKGMVEKLSALDPPGSPVFATNAKNYIQQLNAKMSDWEKQMESVRGTLFVSYHKNLVYFAEYFGFSPVGEIEPKPGIPPTPRHTADLIALIKGQSVPLILTMTHFERRTPDSLAGATGARVVTIALVPEAVPEARDYISAFDYNVKALLNALEKK; encoded by the coding sequence ATGAAAATGATTGGAAGCGTTTTGGGCATTATTCTTTTTGCGTTGGTTGGGTTCGCCGCGCCGTTAAAGGTGGTGACGACGACACCGGATTTAGCCGATTTGGCTCGGCAGGTGGGAGGCGATCGGGTTAAAGTGGAATGCCTTTCTCGGGGGAATCAGGACCCGCATTTTGTGGAAGCCAAACCCTCACTAATTCTTAAAGTGAGGGAGGCGGATCTCTTTATTGAGACCGGTTTGGATTTGGAGATTGGGTGGGCTCCTTCGCTGGTCCAAGGTTCACGGAACCTTAAGGTTCAGCGGGGCGCCCTCGGGTTTTTGGATGCGTCCACGTTGATTCATCCTTTGGAAATCCCTTCCACGCTCAGTCGTTCTGAGGGGGACGTGCACCCCGGAGGGAACCCCCATTACTTGGGAAACCCCCGGAATGCCATTTTTGTGATCAAAGGGATGGTAGAGAAATTGTCAGCCTTGGATCCTCCGGGAAGTCCTGTGTTCGCAACGAACGCCAAGAATTACATTCAACAGTTGAACGCTAAAATGTCGGATTGGGAAAAACAAATGGAAAGTGTTCGGGGCACTCTGTTTGTGAGTTATCATAAAAACCTGGTTTATTTTGCGGAATATTTCGGTTTTTCCCCCGTTGGGGAAATTGAGCCGAAACCTGGGATTCCACCTACACCAAGACATACGGCGGACTTGATTGCCCTTATCAAAGGCCAGTCGGTCCCCTTGATTTTAACCATGACTCACTTCGAAAGGAGAACTCCTGACTCTTTGGCAGGTGCCACGGGGGCCCGAGTGGTCACCATCGCTCTGGTTCCAGAAGCTGTGCCCGAGGCCAGGGACTATATCTCGGCCTTCGATTACAATGTCAAGGCGCTTCTCAACGCTTTGGAGAAAAAATGA
- a CDS encoding metal ABC transporter permease: MTFLALPFMRTAFVAALLAGTTLSLVGIFSTTRNISFSGLAASQLAALGGVVGILLGLHMGASLFSWSFVLAGLLALSFLSRSRRASADSWVATLYVLGAALAVLLLSKSPRGESEVLGIFFGNILSLGPVEVWEAVGLFGITIVGLGLWFRRWVWLAFDPVGAEVAGLRVTLWQGIFQVFFAGALTLSIHVLGVLLSFAYLILPATAGLLLVRQTRGLVVFCLVSSVLTTGIGFELSFRWDFPTGPFVATLLALLAIGARLYAGRKGEG; encoded by the coding sequence ATGACCTTCTTGGCTCTTCCCTTCATGCGAACCGCATTCGTCGCGGCCCTTTTGGCGGGAACAACCCTCTCCTTGGTTGGGATTTTTTCAACCACGCGGAACATTTCTTTCTCAGGGTTGGCGGCGTCTCAACTGGCGGCTTTGGGGGGGGTCGTTGGGATCTTGTTGGGGCTCCATATGGGAGCCAGCTTGTTTTCCTGGTCCTTTGTGTTGGCCGGTCTTCTTGCCCTGTCCTTTTTGTCTCGCTCTCGACGCGCGTCGGCCGACAGTTGGGTCGCGACACTTTACGTTTTGGGTGCTGCCCTGGCTGTCCTTCTTCTGTCAAAATCCCCTCGGGGGGAAAGCGAAGTGTTGGGCATTTTCTTTGGAAACATCCTTTCGCTTGGACCTGTGGAGGTGTGGGAGGCTGTCGGGCTCTTTGGGATTACCATCGTGGGGTTAGGTCTCTGGTTTCGCCGTTGGGTTTGGTTGGCTTTTGACCCGGTGGGGGCCGAAGTGGCCGGCTTGCGGGTGACGCTGTGGCAGGGAATCTTTCAGGTATTCTTTGCCGGTGCCCTCACTCTTTCCATTCACGTTTTAGGTGTGCTTTTGTCCTTCGCCTACCTTATTCTCCCAGCGACCGCGGGACTCCTCCTTGTTCGGCAAACGCGTGGCTTGGTCGTTTTTTGTCTGGTTTCGTCGGTCCTTACAACCGGGATCGGGTTTGAACTTTCTTTTCGTTGGGATTTCCCCACCGGTCCTTTTGTAGCCACCCTGTTGGCCTTGTTGGCCATCGGGGCCCGTCTTTACGCGGGGCGGAAAGGGGAAGGGTAA